Sequence from the Candidatus Bipolaricaulota bacterium genome:
GCCATCAGGGCGAGGAACGCGATCCGAACCGGGCTCGGCCGGAGGAGGTTCTCCCGCACGGTCTCCCACCTGAACGGGGTGAGCTCCTGGGGATGCACCTCCTGCAGCCGGCACGCCTCGCACGGAGCGATCCCGATTCGGTTGGCGATCCAATCAGAGATCGCTCCGAATACGATCCCGGCGAGGAACAACCCTCCGAACAGGATCAGTGCCTGCTTCGGAAACAGCGATAGCATCACGTAGGATTCGTCACCGGAGGTGGCGATCATCCCTCCGACGATCGCTCCGAAGCTGATCAGCCCGTGTACGTACAGCGAGACATTCATGAACGCCCCCAGGCATCCCGGGGTGGCACCGAGGAAGGAGGCGAGGACGTACTCCCGCCACTTTCGTCCCTGGAGGGCGGTCGTCATTCCGCCACGGGTGCGCACGTTCAGCCAATCGACGAACACCATCATCGAGAAGACGAATATCGTTATCGTCACCGCATCGCGGAATATCGCGAGGATGTGCATCCCTCACCTCCTTTCAGATATGATTCGGATCGGCTCACGCCTTCGGTTTGAACTCTTCGATCGCCTTGCTCAACTCGGCGACGTGAGTCAGGGCCGGACCGCCGCCCATCAGAATCGCCACCGTCGCTGCCTCCCACAGCTCCTTCTCCGTCGCCCCGGCCTTGAGTGCGCTCTGCGTGTGCATCCCGATGCAGTACTTGCACCGGGCGGTGAGGGCGGTGGCAAGCGCGATGAGCTCCTTGGTCTTCACGTCGAGCGCATCCGGTTGGAAGACCGCGTCCATAAACTGGGA
This genomic interval carries:
- a CDS encoding selenocysteine protein, producing MHILAIFRDAVTITIFVFSMMVFVDWLNVRTRGGMTTALQGRKWREYVLASFLGATPGCLGAFMNVSLYVHGLISFGAIVGGMIATSGDESYVMLSLFPKQALILFGGLFLAGIVFGAISDWIANRIGIAPCEACRLQEVHPQELTPFRWETVRENLLRPSPVRIAFLALMA
- a CDS encoding carboxymuconolactone decarboxylase family protein produces the protein MGEMRDAIQDVKRAMGKLSQEVPDEIQGFSQFMDAVFQPDALDVKTKELIALATALTARCKYCIGMHTQSALKAGATEKELWEAATVAILMGGGPALTHVAELSKAIEEFKPKA